The genomic interval CGTGCGGGAGGTCGTGACCGCTCCGGCGGCGACGGTCGCCGAGCGCGAGGCGCGGGACGCGGACCTCGAGCACCGCCGCGCCGCCGATCCGCTGCGGCTCGAGGTCGGCCCGCGCCTGCACGGCGGCGAGCTGGCCCCCGCGGTCGCCGACGCGCGGCTCGCCGCCGTGCTGCTGCGGCGCCGGCTCACGGGGATCGCCGACTGAACGCACTGCCCGCGGCTATATGCCGGATGCAGAATGCACACGAGCGCGATCCCGGAGTAGGCTAGCCCGTGACCACGAAACGCCATCGGCGGGAGGCACCATGAAGGGCAAGATCGCGTTCGTTCTCGGCGCCGCAGTCGGCTACGTGCTCGGCACGCGCGCCGGACGCGAACGGTACGAGCAGATCAAGCGCGGCGCGCAGTCGCTCTGGAACACCGCCCCGGTGCAGCGCGGCGTCGGCGCGGTGCGCGACGCGGCGCAGCTGCGCGTCGACGAGTTGAAGGCCGCGGCGGTGCGGACCGGGAAGAACGTCGTCGGCTCGCTGCTGCACGCCTCGGACGACGCGCGTCCGAGCGACGCGAGCGGGGCGGCCGCGTCGGGTTCGGAGCGCCCGGCGAGCGGTGCGCGCGCCTCGGGCGGTGCGGGCGCGGCGGCCCGCGCCGGAGGAGCGGCCGCCGAGCAGGACGGCACCCCCGGCGGTGAGGGCGCATGAGCCGGAAGAAGGACCAGCCGGGCACCTTCGAGCTGCTCTCGCGCCTCCCGCAGCAGATCGTCACGCTCGCGAAGGCCGAGTACGAGAACGCGAAGCGCGAGGTCGTCGCGAAGGCGAAGAACGCTGGCATCGGCGCGGGTGCGATCCTCGTCGCGCTGTTCTTCCTGTTCTTCATGCTCGAGGCGCTCGTGATCGCCGCGATCGCGGCGCTCGCCCTCGTGTGGCCGTGGTGGCTCGCGGCGCTGGTCGTCGCGGCCGCCCTGCTCGTGCTCGCGGCCGCCGCGATCCTCGCCGGGATCGCGCTCATCAAGCGCGGCAACCCCGTGCCGGAGGAGACCCTGGACCGCGTCGGCGGCGATGTCGCCGCGCTCGGCGAGGTGCGGGTCAACGCCGAGCCGCCGACGCCGCGCGACGCGACCCACCGCATGCCGCAGGCCGACGGGGAAGGGAACTGGCGATGAACCAGCAGGCGAAGCAGCAGGGGATCGAGGACGCCGCGCGCGCCCGGGCCGAGCTCTACGACACCCTCGGCCGGCTGAAGGTGCAGCTCAACTACGCGCAGCGCGTGGACGACGCCGTCGACGACGCCAAGCAGCGCATCGTCGAGGGGCGTCGGCGCAACCCGCTCGGATTCGCCGCGGCGGCCCTCGGCGTCGCCGTCGTCGCGGGCGCCATCGTCTGGGGCGTGAGCAGCGCGGTGGTGAATCGATTCAGATGAGCCGCGCCCGGTCACGGTCCCGAGGCCGTGACCGGGCGCCGTCGCGCCTCGTTTTGACCCAGCGCTGCCGCACGGTAAGAATAGGGTCAACGGAATATCCGTCCACGGCCAAACAGTAGGTCAGCGCCTGACCGATCGTATGGCCTTTTGTGTTGGTATCGAGTGAGTGGGGTCTATGTCGACTGAGGCGAAGCCGCTCGGCGGCCTTCGGGTGCTCGTGCCGCGCGGGGGCACCTGGGGCGACCTGGTGGCGAAGGCGCTGCGGGAGCAGGGGGCCCACACGGTCATCGCACCGCTCGTCGACTTCGCGCACACGAGCGAGGAGGACAAGCTCGTCGAGGCGCTCAAGGAGCTCGAGGCCGGCCGCTTCGACTGGATGACGGCCACGAGCGCGACCGTCGCCGACGTGCTCAAGCATCACGACGCCGTGATCCCGCCCGAGACGAAGGTCGCCATCGTCGGCGAGGCTACCGCGGTCGCGTTCCGCGACGCGGGCTATCACGTCACCCGGACCCCCGAGCACGAGAACAGCACGCACGCGCTGCTGGAGGAGTGGCCGGAGATCGACTCGGGCGAGGTGCTGCGGGTGCTCACCGTCCGCTCCGATGTCGCGGTGCCCGTGCTCACGGAGGGGCTGATGAGCCGCGGGCACGACGTCACCCAGGTCCTCGCGTTCCGCACCGTGGGCGTCCCGGCCTCCGTGCACATCCGCGAGGACATCGAGTCCGGCCGCATCAACGCGCTCGTCGTCGCCTCGGCGAAGATCGCCGAGCAGGTGGCCGAGCAGTTCCCCGAGGTCCCCGACGACACGATCTTCGCCTGCGTGGGCGTGAACACGCTCGAGGCGGCGGCCGCGGTGGGGCTGCCGACCGAGGGCGATGCGCCCGGTCACCCGCTCTACGAGAAGAAGCGGGCGCTCATCGAGACCGTCGAGTCCGTCATCGACCAGAGCGACATGCTGGACTAGCGCGATGGCCAGAGTCGAGGTGCATCCGGACCGCGTGGTGATCAGGCTCACCGCGGCGGAGCGCGTCGCCGCGCTGCACCGGCGAGACATCACGCTCGATCGCTCCGCCATCACCTCGGTCGTCATCACGGACGATCCGTGGGTCTGGATCCGCGGCGTGCGCGCACCGGGCGCCTACCTGCCCGGCAAGCTCGGGATCGGCACCTGGCGCAATCTCAGCGGCCGCGACTTCGTGCTCGCGCGCAGCGGCCGGGAGTCCGTCGTGATCGATCTCGAGGTACCGGACGACGCCGAGCAGGAGCGCGGCTGGGTCGGCGAGTTCGACGCCTACGCGCGGGTGATCATCTCGACCGTGCACGCGAGCGAGCTCATTCAGGCGCTGCGGCTCGACGGCGAGACGACGGCGCTCGACACCGACCGCTGAGGCCCGGACCCCGACCGCCGCAGCGCCGACTCTCGGTTCAGCCGCGCACGAGCACGAGGTCGTCGAGCTCGATGCGCTCGCGCGGCGCGAGCTCGCGCTCGCGGAGCACCTCGGGCAGCGCGTCGGCGGAACCGAGC from Leucobacter allii carries:
- a CDS encoding YtxH domain-containing protein, which codes for MKGKIAFVLGAAVGYVLGTRAGRERYEQIKRGAQSLWNTAPVQRGVGAVRDAAQLRVDELKAAAVRTGKNVVGSLLHASDDARPSDASGAAASGSERPASGARASGGAGAAARAGGAAAEQDGTPGGEGA
- a CDS encoding phage holin family protein, translated to MSRKKDQPGTFELLSRLPQQIVTLAKAEYENAKREVVAKAKNAGIGAGAILVALFFLFFMLEALVIAAIAALALVWPWWLAALVVAAALLVLAAAAILAGIALIKRGNPVPEETLDRVGGDVAALGEVRVNAEPPTPRDATHRMPQADGEGNWR
- a CDS encoding uroporphyrinogen-III synthase — encoded protein: MSTEAKPLGGLRVLVPRGGTWGDLVAKALREQGAHTVIAPLVDFAHTSEEDKLVEALKELEAGRFDWMTATSATVADVLKHHDAVIPPETKVAIVGEATAVAFRDAGYHVTRTPEHENSTHALLEEWPEIDSGEVLRVLTVRSDVAVPVLTEGLMSRGHDVTQVLAFRTVGVPASVHIREDIESGRINALVVASAKIAEQVAEQFPEVPDDTIFACVGVNTLEAAAAVGLPTEGDAPGHPLYEKKRALIETVESVIDQSDMLD